A genomic window from Chlorobium phaeobacteroides DSM 266 includes:
- a CDS encoding type I secretion system permease/ATPase, producing MSEAIASLYPSFTNTFFFSLIVNVLVLAPSAYMMEVYDRVVNSRSHTTLLMLTILVIGSYLLLEALEWVRRQVMHGAGLGLDAKLRDQVIGAMFTARLQSLSSGGTQALRDLKTVCDFLASTAMLAIIDMPLALLVLVLIFMMSPMLGWFAVAGALMQFMIGVINERRIREPLLAANRGSRNTQAYADSVLRNAEVIESMGMLDHIHNRWMRRQQDFLVQQAKASDHAGTNAALSKLVQSLLGSLLLGVGCWLTLKGELQGSGMIVSSILGGRVLSPLVQIIGNWRQVEGAFEAFTRLDLMLKQYPVPEKRMALPPPTGSLVVDNLIAGAPGSKSQILKGISFRLAPGGTLAIVGPSASGKTTLARLLVGIWPAIQGKVRLDGNDIYQWDKEELGQYIGYLPQNVELFDGTIAENIARFGEPDEAKVEAACRMVGLERFIEQLPQGYDTRIGDDGSFLSGGERQRVALARSVYGMPKFIVLDEPNASLDEAGDAALLRALQLLKTLGTTIIVITHRLNILGATEHMLVLVDGQVQRFGTSEEVLAALQSSQDARPASNGKP from the coding sequence ATGAGTGAGGCGATTGCTTCACTGTATCCCTCGTTTACGAATACTTTTTTTTTCAGTCTGATCGTCAATGTGCTGGTGCTTGCGCCGAGTGCCTATATGATGGAGGTGTATGACCGCGTTGTAAACAGTCGCAGTCATACGACGCTCCTTATGCTCACCATACTCGTTATCGGGAGCTATCTGCTGCTCGAAGCGCTCGAATGGGTTCGCAGACAGGTAATGCACGGAGCAGGCCTGGGGCTTGACGCAAAGTTGCGGGATCAGGTAATTGGCGCAATGTTTACAGCACGGTTGCAGAGCCTCTCCTCAGGAGGCACGCAAGCTTTGCGGGATCTTAAAACCGTTTGCGATTTCCTGGCTTCGACAGCAATGCTTGCGATCATTGACATGCCGCTTGCCCTGCTTGTTCTGGTTCTGATTTTTATGATGAGTCCCATGCTCGGATGGTTTGCCGTGGCAGGAGCGCTCATGCAGTTCATGATCGGCGTAATCAATGAACGACGTATCCGTGAACCTCTTCTTGCCGCAAATCGAGGGTCTCGAAACACGCAGGCCTATGCTGACAGCGTGCTTCGTAATGCCGAGGTTATTGAGTCAATGGGGATGCTCGATCATATCCACAACCGGTGGATGAGACGTCAGCAGGATTTTCTGGTGCAACAGGCAAAAGCCTCCGATCATGCGGGTACAAACGCAGCCCTCTCGAAGCTTGTGCAAAGCCTTCTCGGCTCTCTTCTGCTTGGCGTTGGTTGCTGGCTGACTCTCAAAGGTGAGCTTCAAGGATCAGGCATGATTGTATCCTCGATTCTCGGAGGCAGGGTGCTTTCGCCGCTCGTGCAGATCATCGGTAACTGGCGGCAGGTTGAAGGAGCGTTCGAAGCCTTCACCCGACTCGATCTGATGCTTAAGCAGTATCCTGTTCCGGAAAAAAGAATGGCGCTGCCGCCACCAACAGGATCGCTTGTTGTCGACAATCTCATTGCCGGAGCACCCGGCAGTAAGTCGCAGATCCTGAAAGGGATCAGTTTCAGGCTGGCTCCCGGTGGTACATTGGCCATTGTAGGGCCATCGGCATCAGGTAAAACCACCCTTGCGCGACTGCTTGTCGGTATCTGGCCGGCAATACAGGGCAAGGTAAGGCTTGACGGCAACGACATCTACCAGTGGGATAAAGAGGAACTTGGCCAATATATCGGGTATCTGCCTCAGAACGTTGAACTGTTTGATGGAACTATCGCTGAAAACATAGCCCGATTCGGTGAACCGGATGAGGCAAAAGTTGAGGCTGCTTGCAGGATGGTTGGGCTTGAGCGCTTTATCGAACAACTTCCGCAAGGGTACGATACCCGGATCGGCGACGACGGCTCTTTTCTTTCAGGTGGAGAGAGGCAGCGAGTTGCGCTGGCCCGATCGGTATACGGTATGCCGAAGTTTATCGTGCTCGATGAACCCAACGCAAGCCTTGACGAAGCAGGTGATGCCGCCCTGCTCAGGGCTTTGCAGTTGCTGAAAACCCTGGGCACAACCATCATCGTCATAACCCATCGATTGAATATTCTGGGCGCAACAGAACATATGCTTGTGCTTGTTGATGGCCAGGTACAGCGTTTCGGCACCTCCGAGGAGGTGCTTGCCGCCCTGCAGTCATCTCAGGATGCGCGACCTGCATCGAACGGGAAACCATAG
- a CDS encoding type I secretion system permease/ATPase codes for MNPQFFKRSALTRQIGGFRKEFLWVGMFSMIANVLMLAPTIYMLQLYGRVMKSGSEMTLFLVTLFLLLFFAVTACAEWLRSRLLVRVGVRLDEALSSLVFNASFEDCLSRSRHKADEAFQDLTTLRQFMTANGIIAFFDTPWTPVYIAVIFLLSPFLGWISVVFALIQLAVTWQSNRISVREIESAAEAGAGSYRYVQSKLRMIEPLYAMGMQGNLRRRWLRLHDASLLKSSVALDRQHRQQALAKFVRYSMQSLTLGAGAFLVIEGKLSAGSMIAANVLMSRALQPLDLVVATWKPFVQARVAFLRIERLLEKFSDSGLRSEHDQEPLGEIRLNGLTARVAGRTKPVLNDLHALFPAGKITVILGPSGSGKSTLARCVLGVWPDKEGDVLLDGDPIESWERKELGPHVGYLPQDIELFDGSIAENIARFGELDSPKIIEAATRTGIHEMILRFPHGYDTRIGEDGGLLSAGQRQRLGLARAMYGNPKILVLDEPNANLDDAGERALLQALRELRAAGKTVILITHRPGVIAVADLLALMQAGKIVQCGPRDEVIASLRNESTKASVVPAE; via the coding sequence ATGAACCCTCAATTTTTTAAGCGTAGCGCACTCACCCGACAGATCGGGGGATTTCGAAAAGAATTTCTCTGGGTCGGCATGTTCAGCATGATCGCCAATGTATTGATGCTTGCCCCAACCATCTATATGCTGCAGCTCTATGGTCGTGTCATGAAAAGTGGCAGCGAGATGACCCTGTTTCTGGTAACCCTCTTTCTGTTGCTTTTTTTTGCAGTGACGGCATGTGCTGAATGGCTTCGTTCGCGTCTGCTGGTGCGAGTAGGAGTCAGACTTGATGAAGCGCTCAGCTCGCTGGTTTTTAATGCGAGCTTTGAAGATTGCCTGAGCCGATCCCGTCATAAAGCAGACGAGGCATTTCAGGATTTAACCACGCTTCGCCAGTTCATGACGGCAAATGGTATTATTGCCTTTTTTGATACCCCCTGGACGCCGGTATACATAGCGGTTATTTTTCTGCTCAGCCCTTTTCTCGGATGGATCTCTGTCGTGTTTGCCCTCATTCAGCTTGCTGTAACCTGGCAGAGCAACAGGATAAGTGTTCGGGAGATCGAAAGTGCTGCTGAGGCTGGCGCCGGGAGTTATCGCTACGTACAAAGCAAGCTTCGCATGATCGAGCCACTTTATGCAATGGGGATGCAGGGAAACCTCAGAAGACGTTGGCTCAGGCTGCACGATGCCTCGCTTCTCAAAAGCAGCGTTGCGCTTGACCGGCAGCATCGCCAGCAGGCATTAGCCAAGTTTGTGCGATACAGCATGCAGTCGCTGACACTCGGAGCTGGAGCCTTTCTGGTCATTGAAGGAAAACTGTCGGCAGGCTCGATGATAGCGGCTAATGTTTTGATGTCGAGGGCTCTCCAGCCGCTCGATCTTGTGGTTGCAACATGGAAGCCTTTTGTTCAGGCTCGCGTTGCATTTTTACGTATTGAGAGACTACTTGAAAAATTTTCCGATTCCGGGCTTCGTTCAGAGCACGATCAGGAGCCTTTGGGAGAAATCAGGCTTAATGGGCTTACCGCCAGGGTAGCGGGTCGAACGAAGCCTGTTCTGAACGACCTTCATGCGCTCTTTCCTGCCGGAAAAATTACCGTGATTCTCGGGCCGTCAGGCTCAGGAAAATCTACGCTTGCCCGCTGTGTTTTGGGCGTCTGGCCAGATAAGGAGGGCGATGTGCTGCTTGACGGCGATCCGATAGAGAGCTGGGAGCGGAAAGAGCTGGGGCCGCATGTCGGTTATCTGCCGCAGGATATTGAGTTGTTCGATGGATCAATTGCTGAAAACATTGCCCGATTTGGCGAGCTGGATTCTCCGAAAATCATTGAGGCTGCAACACGAACGGGTATTCATGAGATGATTCTTCGTTTTCCGCATGGTTACGACACCCGGATCGGTGAGGACGGAGGATTGCTTTCTGCGGGGCAACGACAGCGGCTTGGACTTGCGAGGGCAATGTACGGCAATCCGAAGATTCTTGTGCTCGATGAACCCAATGCCAATCTTGATGACGCAGGAGAACGGGCACTCTTGCAGGCACTCAGGGAGTTACGGGCAGCAGGTAAAACGGTGATTCTTATCACCCATCGTCCAGGTGTGATTGCCGTCGCCGACCTGTTGGCCCTCATGCAGGCAGGAAAGATCGTGCAGTGCGGACCAAGAGATGAGGTTATTGCATCATTGCGCAATGAAAGCACAAAAGCGTCGGTAGTGCCGGCAGAATGA